In the genome of Lathyrus oleraceus cultivar Zhongwan6 chromosome 4, CAAS_Psat_ZW6_1.0, whole genome shotgun sequence, the window AGTAACATAAATTTTCCTTATCAACAATGAATCGGACTTTGACGCCAACCGAACACACCAATATATAGATACTAAATTTATACAATAAAAGTAATTATACGTAATCATAAATGTCGGTGTTTGTGTTATAATACGACACTAACACATGTTGAACATACATTTAATAAAAAATCACACAGTTTTGTTTTATGTACCTGAGTTTCCAAAGCATTTGAAGTGGAAAACATGATTTCACCATTGATAGTGGATGTTTTTTGGGCCTTGAGCGTAGAACTATCCCAACAGTCAGTAGTGAAGCTAGGCATGTAACTTTTTCCAATGTTTCTACTTGTAATACAATTTGGTCGAAGAGCTTCATGTTCATCATTTTCAATAATTTGTGTAGATGAGAAATTCATAGAAGCATTATGAAGTGGATAGTTGGAGAAAAACTCAGCAGGGGAACTCTTGTGCCTAATGAGATTGGAGCAATTCTTAGTAGAAGAATCAATGTTAGTTTCGGAGATATAATTCTCCGAATCGAAAGAACTCACAGCACTAAATGAAGCATCAAAGTCATTAGGCAATCCTTGATTCTGCTGAGTTTGGCAAATCATCGGATTTAAAGATGATGCATAAGAAGAGTAACCATTGTAGTGTGATGAAAAGGGTTCATTTTCTTCTTGTTTCACTGCCAAATGATGAGAGTTGGTAAACATTGTTTCCATCTCTGAACTTGTGGAGGGAGAATAATATTGCTGATTATCATTTCTGAAAGTTTCTTGATTGAAGAAACCAAGGCTTGACTCAAATTCAGAATAGTTTTGAGCATGAGTATACACAATACTCATCTTATATCTTCACAAAGAAAGGTTTCAAAAATGTATGAACAGAATTAAGAAGAAGAGAAAAAAATTGTGAAGAAGAAAGTTGAatattttgttttgcttttgagATGAATTTATAGAGTGTGTTGTTAAATAATTACCCTTATGTTTCATCATTATTAACGAGAATGCCTTAAAGACCAAAAGTGGTCTATGGTCCATGGTTCTCTTTGATTT includes:
- the LOC127075772 gene encoding transcription factor bHLH130, producing the protein MSIVYTHAQNYSEFESSLGFFNQETFRNDNQQYYSPSTSSEMETMFTNSHHLAVKQEENEPFSSHYNGYSSYASSLNPMICQTQQNQGLPNDFDASFSAVSSFDSENYISETNIDSSTKNCSNLIRHKSSPAEFFSNYPLHNASMNFSSTQIIENDEHEALRPNCITSRNIGKSYMPSFTTDCWDSSTLKAQKTSTINGEIMFSTSNALETQELDFGYQKLGLSHHLSLPSSSTKMTSMDKFFHIQGSVPCKIRAKRGFATHPRSIAERERRIRISARIKKLQDLFPNSDKQSSTADMLDVAVNYIKDLRKQLKILSETKAKCSCTSN